A stretch of Fusobacterium periodonticum ATCC 33693 DNA encodes these proteins:
- the uvrC gene encoding excinuclease ABC subunit UvrC produces the protein MDIGKLNIPESPGVYLMKKNNKVIYVGKAKNLKNRVSSYFNRVHESEKTNELVKNIEDIEFFLTNTEIDALLLENNLIKKYSPKYNILLKDEKTYPFIKISKEDFPSIKIVRTTKALDIKTGEYFGPYPYGAWRLKAVLMKLFKIRDCNRDMKKKSQRPCLKYYMKSCTGPCVYKDIKEDYNKDIESLKQVLKGNSSKLINDLSILMNKSAEEMDFEKSIIYREQIKELKNIANSQIIQYERELDEDIFVFKTILDKAFICVLNMRDGKILGKTSTSLDLKNKITDNIFEAIFMSYYSKHILPKSLVLDAEYENELAIVVKALSIEDSKKKEFHFPKIKSRRKDLLDMAYKNLERDIENYFSKKDTIEKGIKDLHDILDLKRFPRKIECFDISNIQGKDAVASMSVSIEGRAAKKEYRKFKIRCKDTPDDFSMMREVIERRYSKLADIDFPDVILIDGGLGQINAAAEILKKLGKLHLSELLSLAERNEEIYKYGESEPYVLSKDMEALKIFQRVRDEAHRFGVTYHRKLRSKRIISSELDKIEGIGEVRRKKLLTKFGSVTAIKRASIEELKEIVPEKVALEIKNHIK, from the coding sequence TTGGACATTGGTAAACTTAATATTCCAGAATCACCTGGAGTATACTTGATGAAAAAAAATAATAAGGTTATCTATGTAGGAAAGGCAAAAAACCTTAAAAATAGAGTTAGTTCATATTTTAACAGAGTTCATGAAAGTGAAAAAACTAATGAACTTGTTAAAAATATTGAAGATATAGAGTTCTTTCTTACAAATACAGAAATAGATGCCTTACTTTTAGAAAATAATTTAATAAAAAAATATTCACCAAAATATAATATACTTTTAAAAGATGAAAAAACTTACCCCTTTATCAAAATAAGTAAGGAAGATTTTCCTAGTATTAAAATTGTTAGAACAACAAAGGCATTAGATATTAAAACAGGAGAGTATTTTGGACCTTATCCCTATGGAGCTTGGAGATTGAAGGCTGTTCTTATGAAGCTATTTAAAATAAGGGATTGTAATAGAGATATGAAGAAAAAATCTCAAAGACCTTGTTTAAAATACTATATGAAAAGCTGTACAGGTCCCTGTGTATATAAGGATATAAAAGAAGATTACAATAAAGATATTGAAAGTCTAAAACAAGTATTAAAGGGTAATAGTTCAAAATTAATTAATGACTTAAGTATTCTTATGAATAAGTCAGCTGAAGAAATGGATTTTGAAAAATCAATAATCTATAGAGAACAGATAAAAGAATTAAAAAATATTGCTAACTCACAAATAATACAATATGAAAGAGAACTTGATGAGGATATCTTTGTATTTAAAACAATTTTGGATAAAGCTTTTATCTGTGTTTTAAATATGAGAGATGGTAAAATCTTAGGAAAAACTTCAACTTCTCTAGATTTAAAAAATAAAATTACAGATAATATCTTTGAAGCGATATTTATGTCTTACTATTCAAAACATATTTTACCAAAAAGCTTGGTTTTAGATGCTGAATATGAAAATGAATTAGCTATTGTTGTTAAAGCATTATCTATTGAAGATTCTAAGAAAAAAGAATTTCATTTTCCTAAGATCAAAAGTAGAAGAAAAGATTTGCTTGACATGGCATATAAAAATTTAGAAAGAGATATAGAAAATTATTTTTCTAAAAAAGATACTATTGAAAAGGGAATTAAAGATTTACATGATATATTGGACTTAAAAAGATTTCCTAGAAAAATTGAATGTTTTGATATCTCAAACATTCAGGGTAAGGATGCTGTTGCTTCAATGAGTGTTTCTATTGAAGGTAGAGCAGCTAAAAAAGAATATAGGAAATTTAAAATTAGATGCAAGGATACCCCTGATGACTTCTCTATGATGAGAGAAGTTATAGAAAGAAGGTATTCTAAACTAGCTGATATAGATTTTCCAGATGTAATATTAATTGATGGTGGTCTTGGACAGATAAATGCTGCAGCTGAAATTTTAAAAAAATTAGGAAAATTACATTTAAGTGAACTCTTAAGCTTAGCTGAAAGAAATGAAGAAATATATAAGTATGGAGAATCTGAGCCTTATGTTTTAAGTAAGGATATGGAGGCTTTAAAAATATTTCAAAGAGTTAGAGATGAGGCACATAGATTTGGAGTAACTTATCATAGAAAATTAAGGAGTAAGAGAATAATCTCTTCTGAATTAGATAAAATTGAAGGTATTGGCGAAGTTAGAAGAAAAAAATTACTTACAAAATTTGGCTCTGTTACTGCTATAAAAAGAGCAAGTATTGAAGAACTAAAAGAAATCGTCCCTGAAAAAGTTGCTTTAGAAATAAAAAATCATATAAAATAA
- a CDS encoding PP2C family protein-serine/threonine phosphatase has protein sequence MIVAFYMIIAFLIFTFFTYIYIKKLVNHYINEELKIVSGLNNKERLNDLPDNIKTEYTQTLEKIIKQENELNNSIDELRVYRNELDVTYNTLVSKSSQLEYTNSLLEKRVRNLSNLNHISRVALSMFNIDKIVETLADAYFVLTATSRISIYLWEGESLVNKKIKGSIDYTESISYPMNLLTKFTNEDFSKIYSDLSRKITILNDEKVIITPLKVKERQLGVIFLVQNKDQLLEINNEMVSALGIQASIAIDNAMSYAELLEKERISQELELASSIQKQILPKDFERIRGIDMATYFSPAKEIGGDYYDLALKDNILSITIADVSGKGVPASFLMALSRSMLKTINYVSNFSPAEELNLFNKIVYPDITEDMFITVMNTELNLNSSIFTYSSAGHSPLVIYRKESDSVELYGTKGVAVGFIENYSYKESSFELKNGDIVIFYTDGIIECENKKRELFGIERLLDVVYKNKNLSSKEIKRKILEAIEDFRKDYEQNDDITFVILKSVKK, from the coding sequence ATGATAGTTGCATTTTACATGATAATAGCATTCCTAATTTTTACATTTTTTACTTACATATATATCAAAAAACTAGTAAATCATTATATTAATGAAGAGTTAAAAATTGTTTCAGGCTTGAATAATAAAGAAAGATTAAATGATCTTCCTGATAATATAAAAACTGAATATACTCAAACTTTAGAAAAAATTATTAAACAAGAAAATGAGTTAAATAACTCTATAGATGAGTTGAGAGTATATAGAAATGAACTAGATGTTACATACAATACTTTGGTTTCTAAGTCTTCTCAACTTGAATATACAAATAGTCTCTTAGAGAAAAGAGTAAGAAATTTATCAAATCTTAATCATATTTCAAGAGTTGCTCTTTCTATGTTCAATATAGATAAAATTGTTGAAACTCTAGCTGATGCTTACTTTGTATTAACTGCAACAAGTAGAATTTCAATCTATCTTTGGGAAGGTGAAAGTTTAGTCAATAAAAAAATAAAGGGTAGTATAGATTATACTGAGTCTATATCATATCCCATGAATCTTTTAACAAAATTTACAAATGAAGATTTTAGTAAAATTTATTCTGATTTATCAAGAAAAATTACCATTTTAAATGATGAAAAAGTTATTATTACACCATTAAAAGTTAAAGAAAGACAATTAGGAGTAATATTTTTAGTCCAAAATAAAGATCAGTTACTAGAAATAAATAATGAAATGGTATCTGCTTTAGGGATACAGGCTTCTATTGCTATTGATAATGCAATGAGTTATGCTGAACTTTTAGAGAAAGAAAGAATCTCTCAAGAGTTAGAATTGGCATCTTCTATCCAAAAACAAATACTTCCAAAAGATTTTGAAAGAATAAGAGGTATAGATATGGCAACATATTTTTCTCCAGCTAAAGAAATTGGTGGAGATTACTATGACCTTGCTTTAAAAGATAATATTTTATCTATTACCATAGCTGATGTAAGTGGTAAAGGGGTTCCTGCTTCTTTTCTTATGGCTTTATCAAGATCTATGTTAAAAACTATAAATTATGTTTCTAATTTCAGTCCTGCTGAAGAGCTTAATTTATTTAATAAAATAGTTTATCCTGACATAACTGAGGATATGTTTATAACAGTTATGAATACAGAACTTAACTTAAATTCCTCTATATTTACTTATTCAAGTGCTGGTCATAGCCCTTTAGTTATATATAGAAAAGAGAGTGATAGTGTTGAACTATATGGAACAAAAGGAGTGGCTGTTGGTTTCATTGAAAACTATTCCTATAAAGAAAGTAGTTTTGAACTTAAAAATGGTGATATAGTAATATTTTACACTGATGGTATTATAGAATGTGAAAATAAAAAAAGAGAATTATTTGGAATTGAAAGACTTTTAGATGTAGTATATAAAAATAAAAATCTTTCTTCTAAAGAAATAAAAAGAAAAATACTTGAAGCTATTGAAGATTTCAGAAAAGATTATGAACAAAATGATGATATAACTTTTGTTATATTAAAATCAGTCAAAAAATAG
- a CDS encoding DUF1385 domain-containing protein, translating into MSNNNRPSIGGQAVIEGVMMRGTDCLATAVRRPSGEIVYKKTKIIGKNSNFAKKPFIRGVLMLFESLVIGVKELTFSANQAGEEDEKLSHKEAVFTTLFSLALGIGIFIVLPSLVGGFAFPENKMYANLTEAILRLIIFIGYIWGISFSKEVGRVFEYHGAEHKSIYTYENGLELTPENAKKFTTLHPRCGTSFLFIVMFIAIIVFSVIDYALPIPTNLFSKFLLKVVVRIVLMPVIASLSYELQKYSSCHLNNPLIKLISLPGLALQKITTREPDLDELEVAIVAIKASLGEEVNNATEVFE; encoded by the coding sequence ATGAGTAATAATAATAGACCATCCATTGGAGGACAAGCTGTTATTGAAGGGGTTATGATGAGAGGAACAGATTGCCTTGCAACAGCTGTTAGAAGACCTAGTGGAGAAATTGTATACAAAAAAACTAAAATTATTGGCAAGAATAGCAATTTTGCTAAAAAACCTTTTATAAGAGGAGTTTTAATGTTATTTGAATCTCTTGTAATAGGAGTAAAGGAACTTACTTTTTCTGCTAATCAAGCAGGAGAAGAAGATGAAAAATTAAGTCATAAAGAAGCAGTATTTACAACTTTATTTTCATTAGCATTAGGAATAGGAATTTTTATAGTTCTGCCTTCCCTAGTTGGAGGTTTTGCATTTCCAGAAAATAAAATGTATGCAAATTTAACTGAAGCTATATTGAGACTTATTATTTTTATAGGTTATATTTGGGGAATTTCTTTTTCAAAAGAAGTTGGAAGAGTTTTTGAATATCATGGAGCTGAACATAAGTCTATATATACTTATGAAAATGGTCTTGAACTTACTCCAGAAAATGCAAAAAAATTTACAACATTACATCCAAGATGTGGAACAAGTTTTTTATTCATTGTAATGTTTATTGCAATAATTGTATTTTCTGTAATAGACTATGCCCTACCTATCCCAACAAATTTATTTAGTAAATTTTTGCTAAAAGTAGTAGTTAGAATTGTCCTTATGCCAGTAATAGCAAGTTTATCATATGAATTACAAAAATATAGTAGTTGTCATTTAAATAATCCATTGATAAAACTAATTTCATTACCAGGACTCGCTTTACAAAAGATTACAACTAGAGAACCTGATTTAGATGAGTTAGAAGTTGCAATAGTTGCAATTAAAGCATCTCTTGGAGAAGAAGTAAATAATGCAACAGAAGTGTTTGAATAA
- a CDS encoding Rrf2 family transcriptional regulator — MKLKNEIEYVFRILNYLSLQDKDRIVTSTEIAENENIPHLFSIRVLKKMEKKGLLKIFKGANGGYKLNKDPKDITLRDAVETIEDEIIIKDRSCVVGQTSCSVIFSALEEVENNFLNNLDKVNFKELTCPHVDLKIDDEIK; from the coding sequence ATGAAACTTAAAAATGAAATTGAATATGTTTTTAGAATTTTAAATTATCTATCTTTACAAGATAAGGATAGAATAGTAACATCAACAGAGATCGCAGAAAATGAAAACATTCCTCATCTATTTAGCATTAGAGTTTTAAAAAAGATGGAGAAAAAAGGACTTTTAAAAATATTTAAAGGTGCTAATGGTGGTTACAAATTAAATAAAGATCCAAAGGATATAACTTTAAGGGACGCAGTTGAAACTATTGAAGATGAAATAATAATAAAAGATAGAAGCTGTGTTGTTGGACAAACTAGTTGTTCTGTTATTTTCTCAGCTTTAGAAGAAGTTGAAAATAACTTCCTAAATAACTTAGATAAAGTTAACTTTAAAGAATTAACTTGTCCTCATGTAGATTTAAAAATTGATGATGAAATAAAATAG
- a CDS encoding ABC-F family ATP-binding cassette domain-containing protein, which translates to MIATASLGMRFSGRKLFEDVNLKFTPGNCYGVIGANGAGKSTFVKILSGELEATEGEVIFDKNKRMSVLKQDHFQYEEEEVLNVVLMGNKKLWDIMVEKNAIYAKTDFTDEDGLRAAELEGEFAELNGWDAETEAETLLMGLKIGADLHHKLMKELTEPEKVKVLLAQALFGEPDVLLLDEPTNGLDVKAISWLENFIMGLENSTVIVVSHDRHFLNKVCTHITDIDYGKIKMYVGNYDFWYESNELMKTLINNKNKKLEQKRQELQEFIARFSANASKSKQATSRKKQLEKLQLEDMQMSNRKYPFVEFKPEREAGNNLLKVENLSKTIEGVKVLDNVSFTIETGDKVVFLAKNDLVKTTLLSILAGEIEPDSGSYTWGVTTSQAYMPRDNSQYFNNTDVNLIEWLRPYSPDEHEAFIRGFLGRMLFSGDETLKKVSVLSGGEKVRCMLSKLMLSGANVLLFDNPSNHLDLESITSLNKALIKFKGTILFGAHDHEFIQTVANRIIEITPKGIVDKVTTYDEYLEDETIQARLEEMYAE; encoded by the coding sequence ATGATAGCAACAGCGAGTCTTGGAATGAGATTTTCTGGTAGAAAATTATTTGAAGATGTAAATTTAAAATTTACTCCTGGAAATTGTTATGGAGTTATAGGAGCTAATGGAGCAGGGAAATCAACATTTGTAAAAATTCTTTCAGGGGAATTGGAAGCAACTGAGGGAGAAGTTATATTTGATAAAAATAAAAGAATGTCTGTTTTAAAACAAGACCACTTCCAATATGAAGAAGAAGAAGTTTTAAATGTTGTTCTTATGGGAAATAAAAAGTTATGGGATATCATGGTAGAAAAAAATGCCATCTATGCAAAGACAGATTTTACTGATGAAGATGGATTAAGAGCTGCAGAACTTGAAGGAGAATTCGCTGAACTTAATGGTTGGGATGCAGAAACAGAAGCAGAAACTCTACTTATGGGACTTAAAATTGGAGCAGACTTACATCACAAACTGATGAAAGAATTAACTGAGCCTGAAAAAGTAAAAGTTTTACTTGCACAAGCACTTTTTGGTGAACCAGATGTTTTACTTTTAGACGAGCCTACTAACGGACTTGATGTAAAAGCAATAAGTTGGTTAGAAAACTTTATTATGGGACTTGAAAATTCAACAGTTATTGTTGTATCGCATGATAGACACTTTTTAAATAAAGTTTGTACTCATATCACAGATATAGATTATGGTAAAATTAAAATGTATGTTGGAAACTATGATTTCTGGTATGAATCAAATGAACTTATGAAAACTTTAATCAACAATAAGAATAAAAAGTTAGAACAAAAGAGACAAGAATTACAAGAATTTATTGCTAGATTCAGTGCTAATGCTTCTAAGTCTAAGCAAGCAACTTCAAGAAAGAAACAATTAGAAAAATTACAACTTGAAGATATGCAAATGTCTAACAGAAAATATCCATTTGTTGAATTTAAACCTGAAAGAGAAGCAGGAAACAATCTATTAAAAGTTGAAAATCTTTCAAAAACTATTGAAGGAGTAAAAGTTTTAGATAATGTTTCTTTTACAATAGAAACAGGAGACAAGGTTGTTTTCTTAGCTAAGAATGATTTAGTTAAAACAACCTTACTATCAATTTTAGCTGGAGAAATTGAACCTGACTCAGGATCTTATACTTGGGGAGTTACAACTAGTCAAGCATATATGCCAAGAGATAACAGTCAATATTTTAATAATACAGATGTAAATTTAATAGAGTGGTTAAGACCATATTCACCTGATGAACACGAAGCATTCATCAGAGGATTCTTAGGAAGAATGTTATTCTCAGGAGATGAAACATTAAAGAAAGTTTCTGTTTTATCTGGAGGAGAAAAAGTTAGATGTATGTTGTCTAAATTAATGCTTTCAGGGGCTAATGTTCTTTTATTTGATAACCCAAGTAACCACTTAGACTTGGAATCAATTACATCTTTAAATAAGGCCTTAATTAAATTTAAAGGAACAATTTTATTTGGGGCTCATGACCATGAGTTTATACAAACAGTTGCAAATAGAATTATTGAAATAACACCAAAAGGTATTGTTGATAAAGTAACAACATATGATGAATATCTAGAAGATGAAACTATTCAAGCTAGATTAGAAGAAATGTATGCTGAGTGA
- a CDS encoding adenylate kinase gives MNLVLFGAPGAGKGTQAKFIVDKYGIPQISTGDILRVAVANQTKLGLEAKKFMDAGQLVPDEVVNGLVEERLAEKDCEKGFIMDGFPRTVVQAKALDEILTRLGKQIEKVIALNVPDADIIERITGRRTSKVTGKIYHIKFNPPVDEKEEDLVQRADDTEEVVVKRLETYHNQTAPVLDYYKGQNKVTEIDGTKKLEDITQDIYKILG, from the coding sequence ATGAATTTAGTATTATTTGGAGCACCTGGTGCTGGAAAAGGTACACAAGCAAAATTTATTGTAGATAAATATGGAATCCCTCAAATTTCAACAGGAGACATATTAAGAGTTGCTGTTGCTAATCAAACAAAATTAGGACTTGAAGCCAAAAAATTTATGGATGCTGGACAATTAGTTCCTGATGAAGTTGTTAATGGTTTAGTTGAAGAAAGATTAGCTGAGAAAGATTGTGAAAAAGGGTTTATAATGGATGGTTTCCCAAGAACTGTTGTTCAAGCAAAAGCCTTAGATGAAATTTTAACAAGATTAGGAAAACAAATAGAAAAAGTTATTGCTTTAAATGTTCCTGATGCTGATATTATAGAAAGAATCACTGGAAGAAGAACTTCAAAAGTAACTGGTAAAATTTATCATATTAAATTTAACCCTCCAGTTGATGAAAAAGAAGAAGATTTAGTTCAAAGAGCAGATGATACTGAAGAAGTTGTTGTAAAAAGATTAGAAACATATCATAATCAAACTGCCCCTGTTTTAGATTACTACAAAGGACAAAATAAAGTAACTGAAATTGATGGAACAAAAAAATTAGAAGATATCACTCAAGATATTTATAAAATTTTAGGATAG
- the map gene encoding type I methionyl aminopeptidase, with protein sequence MRLIKTLDEIKGIRKANQIIAKIYTDIIPPYLKPGITTREIDRIIDEYIRSCGARPACIGVEGIYGPFPAATCISVNEEVVHGVPGDRVIKEGDIVSLDTVTELDGYYGDSAKTFAIGIIDDESRKLLEITEKAREIGIQTAVAGNRLGDVGHAIQTFVEQNNFSVVRDFAGHGVGLALHEEPMIPNYGRKGRGLKIENGMVLAIEPMVNTGTYKIAMLPDGWTIVTRDGKRSAHFEHSIAIIDGKPVILSELD encoded by the coding sequence ATGAGACTAATTAAAACATTGGATGAAATTAAAGGAATAAGAAAAGCTAATCAAATCATAGCTAAAATTTATACTGATATCATTCCTCCATATTTAAAACCTGGAATTACAACAAGAGAAATTGACAGAATTATTGACGAATACATTAGAAGCTGTGGAGCAAGACCTGCTTGCATTGGAGTTGAAGGGATTTATGGTCCTTTTCCAGCTGCAACTTGTATTTCTGTAAATGAAGAAGTTGTTCATGGAGTTCCTGGAGATAGGGTTATTAAAGAAGGAGACATTGTAAGCCTTGATACTGTAACAGAATTAGATGGTTACTATGGAGATTCTGCTAAGACTTTTGCTATAGGTATTATTGATGATGAAAGCAGAAAACTTTTAGAAATTACAGAAAAAGCAAGAGAAATTGGTATTCAAACTGCTGTTGCTGGAAATAGATTAGGTGATGTAGGTCATGCTATTCAAACTTTTGTTGAACAAAATAATTTTTCTGTTGTAAGAGATTTTGCAGGACATGGAGTTGGACTAGCCTTACATGAAGAACCTATGATACCAAACTATGGTAGAAAAGGTAGAGGTCTAAAAATAGAAAATGGAATGGTTTTAGCAATTGAACCTATGGTAAACACTGGAACTTATAAGATAGCAATGTTACCTGATGGATGGACTATTGTTACAAGAGATGGAAAAAGATCAGCTCATTTCGAACATAGTATAGCTATTATTGATGGTAAGCCAGTTATTTTAAGTGAATTAGATTAA
- a CDS encoding heavy metal translocating P-type ATPase — protein MGNDIKLGTELDDRQEKDNKKLELKIDGISCQACVAKIERKLSRTDGVEKALVNISNNMADIEYDEKEIKASEIMKIIEKLGYTPKRREDLKDKEEALRAEKKLKSELTKSKIAIVLSLILMYISMSHMFGLPVPNIIYPVDHIFNYVAIQFIIAVTVMIIGKRFYKVGFRQLFMLSPNMDSLVAVGTSSAFIYSLYISYKIFADNNIHLMHSLYYESAAMIIAFVMLGKYLETLSKGKASAAIKKLVNFQAKKANIIRNGEIVEIDINEVSKGDIVFIKPGEKIPVDGIIIEGHSTIDEAMITGESIPVEKLENDKVYSGSINKDGALKVVVNATEGETLISKIAKLVEDAQMTKAPIARLADKVSLIFVPTVIFIAVFAALLWWFLIKYNVVSVSQNHFEFVLTIFISILIIACPCSLGLATPTAIMVGTGKGAELGILIKSGEALEKLNEIDTIVFDKTGTLTEGTPKVIDIISIGNTLSKDEILKIAASMEVNSEHPLGKAVYDEAKEKNVELYDVKKFLSISGRGVIGEIEEKKYLLGNKKLLLENGINNLYEEEIHRYELEGKTTILLADEEKLIAFITLADVVRNESIKLIEKLKKENIKTYMLTGDNERTAKVIAKKLGIDDVIAEVSPEDKYKKVKDLQEQGRKVVMVGDGVNDSPALAQADVGMAIGSGTDIAIESADIVLMSKDIETILTAIRLSKATIKNIKENLFWAFFYNSCGIPIAGGLLYLFTGHLLNPMLAGLAMGLSSVSVVTNALRLKRFK, from the coding sequence ATGGGAAATGATATAAAATTAGGAACAGAGCTTGATGATAGACAAGAAAAGGATAATAAGAAATTAGAATTAAAAATTGATGGTATCAGTTGTCAAGCCTGTGTTGCAAAGATAGAAAGAAAATTATCAAGAACTGATGGAGTAGAAAAAGCTCTTGTCAATATTTCAAATAATATGGCTGACATAGAATATGACGAAAAAGAAATAAAAGCTAGTGAAATTATGAAAATAATTGAAAAGCTTGGTTATACTCCAAAAAGAAGAGAGGATTTAAAAGATAAAGAAGAAGCTCTTAGAGCAGAAAAAAAGTTAAAATCGGAATTAACTAAATCAAAAATTGCTATAGTTTTATCTTTAATACTTATGTATATTTCAATGAGCCATATGTTTGGATTACCAGTACCTAATATAATTTATCCTGTTGATCATATATTTAATTATGTAGCTATACAGTTTATTATAGCTGTAACTGTTATGATAATTGGAAAAAGATTTTATAAAGTCGGTTTCAGACAACTGTTTATGTTAAGTCCTAATATGGATAGTTTAGTAGCTGTTGGAACAAGTTCAGCTTTTATATATAGTCTGTATATAAGTTATAAAATATTTGCTGACAATAACATACATTTAATGCATTCTTTGTACTATGAGTCAGCAGCTATGATAATAGCATTTGTTATGTTAGGAAAATATTTGGAAACTTTAAGTAAAGGAAAAGCTTCAGCAGCAATAAAAAAATTAGTAAATTTTCAAGCTAAAAAAGCTAATATTATTAGAAATGGTGAAATAGTTGAAATAGACATAAATGAAGTTTCAAAAGGTGATATAGTTTTTATTAAACCTGGAGAAAAAATTCCAGTTGATGGGATAATAATTGAAGGTCATTCTACTATAGATGAAGCTATGATAACAGGTGAAAGTATTCCTGTTGAAAAACTTGAAAATGATAAGGTATATAGTGGAAGTATAAATAAAGATGGAGCTTTAAAAGTTGTTGTAAATGCAACTGAAGGGGAAACTCTGATTTCAAAGATTGCAAAGTTAGTTGAAGATGCTCAAATGACAAAAGCACCAATAGCAAGACTTGCAGATAAAGTTTCATTGATATTTGTTCCTACTGTTATTTTTATTGCAGTTTTTGCAGCTTTACTTTGGTGGTTTTTAATAAAATATAATGTAGTATCAGTTAGTCAAAATCATTTTGAATTTGTATTGACTATCTTTATATCAATTTTAATTATTGCCTGTCCTTGTTCATTGGGACTGGCAACTCCTACTGCAATAATGGTAGGAACAGGAAAAGGAGCAGAACTAGGTATTTTAATCAAATCTGGAGAAGCTTTAGAAAAATTAAATGAAATTGATACTATTGTTTTTGATAAAACAGGTACTTTGACAGAAGGTACACCAAAAGTCATAGATATTATAAGTATAGGCAACACTTTATCTAAAGATGAAATATTGAAAATAGCAGCTTCTATGGAAGTAAACTCAGAACACCCTTTAGGAAAGGCAGTATATGATGAAGCAAAAGAAAAAAATGTAGAGCTTTATGATGTAAAGAAATTCCTATCTATATCAGGTAGGGGAGTTATAGGGGAAATAGAAGAAAAAAAATATTTATTAGGAAATAAAAAATTATTACTTGAGAATGGAATAAATAATTTATATGAAGAAGAAATTCATAGATATGAACTAGAAGGAAAAACAACTATACTATTGGCTGATGAAGAAAAATTAATAGCTTTTATAACACTTGCAGATGTTGTTAGAAATGAAAGTATAAAACTTATTGAAAAATTAAAAAAAGAAAATATAAAAACTTATATGCTTACAGGTGACAATGAAAGAACAGCGAAAGTTATTGCTAAAAAGTTAGGTATAGATGATGTTATTGCAGAAGTTTCTCCTGAAGATAAGTATAAAAAAGTTAAAGATTTACAAGAACAAGGTAGAAAAGTAGTTATGGTTGGAGATGGAGTAAATGACTCTCCAGCACTTGCTCAGGCAGATGTTGGAATGGCAATAGGAAGTGGAACTGATATTGCAATAGAAAGTGCTGATATAGTTTTAATGTCCAAAGATATAGAAACTATTTTAACTGCTATAAGATTGAGTAAAGCAACTATAAAAAATATAAAAGAAAATTTATTCTGGGCATTTTTCTATAATAGTTGTGGTATTCCAATAGCAGGAGGTTTATTATATTTATTTACAGGTCATTTATTAAATCCAATGTTAGCAGGACTTGCTATGGGATTGAGCTCTGTCTCAGTAGTAACTAATGCTCTAAGATTAAAAAGATTTAAATAA
- a CDS encoding heavy-metal-associated domain-containing protein translates to MKLNLKIDGMGCEHCIKSVREALEGISGVKVIDVKIGSAEVEAENDSVLNEIREKLDDAGYDLV, encoded by the coding sequence ATGAAATTAAATTTAAAAATTGATGGTATGGGTTGTGAACATTGTATAAAATCTGTTAGAGAAGCACTTGAAGGAATAAGTGGAGTAAAAGTAATAGATGTTAAAATTGGTTCAGCAGAAGTAGAAGCAGAAAATGATAGTGTATTAAATGAAATAAGAGAAAAACTAGATGATGCAGGATATGATTTAGTTTAG